The Miscanthus floridulus cultivar M001 unplaced genomic scaffold, ASM1932011v1 os_1136, whole genome shotgun sequence genome contains the following window.
ATCTCCTTCTTTCTCGTCAtcgaccctttcattgtctacttccattctgaTCGCCTCAGTTAAGTCTATCACCAACCTCCctagtagcccatcttcttgattgAACTCTccttcatatgtgtttgggttgaagttgtaatcttcatcgtttgggatagctagtctaccatgtggcgatacctggtgcacaatagcccaacccttaagagccTTGTTGCCTTGGCACGCGTATGGCAAATAATAAACCTGCACGGCCTGGTGAGCCATAATAAAGACATCTTTTCCTTGATAGATGGAATCttgtcgaatctcgacttgacCAATATTAGGGCTCCGTTTTGTTAGTCGAGGattgaaccagtggcatttgaacatgacaagACGAAGAGGTTTCGAAGCATAAAATgaaagttcatagatttcttcaattatGCCATGATACTCGAGGCCATCAGAGCCAGGAGTacaaactccgctgtttgtggtttttcgatggggccgagctcgctcgtagcttgctgtgtgaaagtgatatccattcacatcataacctgaATAAGCTTTCACCTTATTGTCGAAGCCATTTGCAACATGTCTCAACTCCTCACTCATAGTTGCATCGGTTTGGGCCTACAAGCGCAAGAATGAAAGATTGCCGGACTAAGTACGCGAAACTCGGAATCTCGAACTAGGTATGAGGTAAATTGGACAATACCTTtattttgaaccaagaaatgaaatcaggcctccctgctcccagaccctgtgaaagaagggtatcggtTTACCGTGGGGTAGGACCCCTTGGTTGATGCCAGGATACACAAATAAATTCCCTGTGCAAACGAGAAAGAAtcagttggatgcagaatagtgacggcgtattgaaacaagttcgttgagaacttactcaatGAACGGCTTCACCTCGGTTAGGTTctgcaacacatatagcatgatattgcgccactcttcattatccaacctcttattggtcgatccacttgcgcttccgagttgcccttggaaaaggctgaggttggattcattctcgtcagcattgtagcgagggagtggattatgcatgctaggaaggttcgtTGTGTAGTATAGTTGTGTGAAGTTtgtcacctcctccagaatggaagcctctgcaatggaagcctcaattttggctttatttctacatttttgcgaacggccttcagacatctctcgattggatagcaccaacgggcttgCACGAGCCCCCCCATACGTGCCTCAtacaggaggtgcacaatcaaatgctgcatcgacaagaagaagccaggtggaaagatcttctccaacttacaaagcaactcgggtgccactttctccaagtttgcaaccacggtccgagatagctccttggcacaaagctggtggaagaaatagctcaactctataagcactagccagacatgcttagGAACATAGCCTcgtaccatcgccggaagaagccgctcaatccatacgtggtagtcatgactcttcatcctgttgactcgcatagtgcctaagttcactcctctGCTCaggttcgctgcatacccatcagggagcATTAATGCCTTGCCAtcgtagtacttccctcctttgttcgggtttcaagacgaaatcggccttatgccttttccagttcttgccgtttgcaggaggccgcatctcttgctgtggtctatcgcacaacgtcgctaggtccactctagccttagggttgtccttagacttgtcagtgtcatgagtgttgcccaaagtgcctcagcaatattcttttcagtgtgcattacatcaatgttatggggcagtaggaggtcatcgaaataggggagcctcgtcaagccggacttatgagtccacatgtgttgctcaccatatcccacaaaatcaccttcttcattgggcatgagagcatctatctgagcatgaacctcggcacagtcttcaagtgcggtctagggtccgtgactgcgacacctttcctaaagttcttggtgtcttgtcgaaatggatggttggaatctaggaattgacgatgttgatcgaacgacgaatacttgccacccttcttcaaccaaatgaaccttacagcttcctggcatattgggcacgggaacttcccatgaacacactaggcgctgaataacccatacgccaggaagtcatgcatggagtattcgTACCAGACATACATTTTGAAGCTTTGCTTTGTTgctcggtcatatgtccataccccttcattccaagctttgatcaattcatcaatcacaggctccatgaacacacccatattcttccccaggtgtccaggaattatcaacatcAAGATCgcgttatgtcattgaaaggcgacgccaggggggagattgagggggataacaaacatgggccaacatgtgtaaggggcggccatcatgccataaggattgaacccatctgttgctagcacgacacgtacattacgagcctcatcagaTTTcagacgatgtttgtcattaaagctggtccatgcttcaccattagatggatgtatcatcttgtcaggattgtaccgtttaccattcttgtgccacgtcatctgttttgtggtttcctcggtcatgaatagcctttgAAGCCTCGGCACGAAGGGAAGGTGTCGTAAGACTCGGGCGGGTATCTTAAGCTACCTCTTCTGGCCACCACCATCACAAGACTCTACCTCCAGAAACTTGGAggctttacacttcggacagtactttgcctccttgtgttcttcccgaaataggacacacccgttcggacaagcatgtatctgctcatacggcatcttcagtgcTTTAAGGAGCTTATGTGCCTCGTACATGGTCTTTAGCAACATGTGGTCctttggaagcagggtgccaaccacggctaacaccttatcgaagccttctcgactcatgttcaaatcggacttcaaccccatcaagcggctaatggcatccagctgagagaCCTCAGAATGAGCGTGAAGGGGTTTCGCCGCCGAGTGCATCATGTACTTGAACGCATCTACGGCTGCCTGCATCTCTGCCTAGTCACGTCCTTCAGCAAACTATGCTTGGTGAACGTCATctaccatgtctgctaccccggcatcagcatcgaaaGCCTTGACGCAAGGTCttaccacctcctctctcatacgatcagcttcaccatggtggacccaccgggtgtagttcggCGTAAACCCATTCTTGTGCAGATGTATACCCATGACTTCCTGGTTTTGCATTCTCCTGTTACCAcacttgctgcagggacacaaagccaTTTTCGGGTATCTagcggccttgccaaatgcacgcttcaagaaacgatcggtcttgttcatccattcaatgctggcatcaccctgacttgtccggcccatgtacatccactgacggtcctccatcctctagcatatataacatctccacaggtgaccatcaattgcatctacgcggtgtccctactctctaatagatgaggataggtcctaatcccacccgcggatgagtagatgaggttagtttccatgctccgctcctatcctagacagaatttcggcagcacctccccgttgttctcccgatacacgtcctgcaagggagagtgtgtatccggagaacaacagggggtgatgcTGAAACACCGTCTCAGACCGGAGCGggccatggaaactaacccatctacgcatccgcgggctatccaaaaaatgtggacaatccgaaacagatacggtcgtagatatgcaaagatctgcatacctccaaagatatctctttcggacgggagacgcctaactgggctacaccGATCTACAATGATAGACAAGCGGAAAAAGAGgtgatttatacctagggtgtcggtgaagtcaggctagcggggcagtggcgagtcgacgcagtggcgaggcgacgcagtgtAGGCAGACCCGCGACGCCGACAAAGACGATCAGGGACCTCCGGGTCACctccgacaggtcctgctctgcaaaaaaaagaaacacgacactataagttcaaaatttcggcagcacctcccctgcacggggaggtttccaaaaccagcaaaaaacaacgacacgacgtcacaacttgctcgaaactttctcaattttttaccacggcctctgcatgtgataacaagacacctcgacaagtttcgtgattttcggacttcgtttggattttatataatttaaatacactttccccgcaagtacctcgtcatgttgcgacaacaagatgctcgtaatttcatgtgagttcctggatacggcctcaacatacgctaaacatcatgaataccattttttgaatgaccaaattccattattgcaTGTACCTGCAATGCAAATTTGGAATATTcgaaaaaaaattcaacgaaacaaaaataattaaagaaatatagtaaaaaaactcaaaattatcccaaattttgaaatggagataTAATTACAGTAGCAAGGCCCCACAAAAAATAGgaccaaaaaaacaaaaaaaattaatttgccgagtgccacccttggcactcggcaaataagtctttgccgagtgtcagggcacgtggcactcggcaaagaatttaaaaaaaaataaaaaaattctttgccgagcgccaaacaGCGGGGCGGTCGGCAAAGactgacggcaggtggccgccgtcacgccggccacctttgccgacggTCGGAATTTGCCGaatgcccggcactcggcaaattttttttgccgacggccaatctttgccgagcacccggcactcggcaaaggcagattTTCGCCGACGGCCGGCAAAGGCAGATTTGCCGAcggcatttctttgccgagtgccgctgggtctggctctcggcaaaggctgcctttgctgagtgcccgatggAATGCACTCGACAAACTATTTTGCACTCAGCAAAGTAATTCTCTCCGGTAGTGTACCTCCCCTTACTCGACAGCTTCTCACGCTATGGAATTATTTTCTTTGGTAAAGACTTGCCATTGGCCCATCAGTACTATAAATATGGTGCTTGCTTATTGCTTTCTCTTCGATTCATTTCCAGCCCCCTATTCTCCGTCATGGAACTTGAGCTTAGTCTAGGGGTTTCTCCGGCTCAAGCAAAGGGCACTGTCAAGCATATGCTGACATATACACGCGCAGGCGATGGAGAAGGCCATGAGCTTGTGCTAGAACTAGGACTACGGACAGCCAAAGGAGACGAACTAAACAATCTGAAGACATCCATGCAACCAGAAGACATGCAGGAAGAAGATCTTTACAAAGGCTGCCCTCTACCAACTGCCCCTTCAGAAACAGGTGCGAAAGAATTTTACATGTCTGAATCGGCGAGGTTAGCTAGGTACCTCTATGATAGATTGTGGCTTAAGCACATACGAGCACCCGCGGTGGTGGGTTGACCAACACAAGAGAGAGAGCGCCATGTGAGCAGCAAAGAGGAATCGGTTCCTTGAAAAAAAAGCATCATGGGGACCATATAATATAATAGAAAATTGCACATAGATTCTTTTTGTAATCTTCTCTGCTTTCTTCCGGCGCACATAGGAGTCGGTCAGATAGGTGagagaaatttgtttttttttattcacCACGAGTTGACTCCCAACCTTGCATCGgttcttctctctcctccatgaGTCGTTCTCTCCCGTGCTTGAGTCGGTTCATCTGCATGCCACGTCGGACGATGAGTCACTTTTACTTTCCCACTGGCGAAGCTAGCCCTAAGAGCCCaagttcttgttcttcttggacgTACGGTGATCAGTCCTTGTCTGTACAGGGAGTGTGAACTCATACTTGCAGGTGGAAGTTCCTGTGCTCCAGGCAGCTAAAGACAACGGTGGGTTTGGTGGTAGAACCAAGAAAAAGCTGAGGCTGAGCAAGGAGCAGTATGGGTTCCTGGAGGACAGCTTCAAGGAGCACAGCACCCTGACGCCAGTAGGTGTTCTGATTACCATATGGCCCCCATACATGTCTGTCAAAAAAGAAATTACATGTCCTGTCGTATTTTTGGAAAAGAGTCCTGACGTGTTAAGACTTAagtgaatttttttttgtttaaaaaaatgaaaacaactcAACTACCAAAAGAAATTCTGAGTATATACAGCTTATGTCAGAAAGTCATTGTAGAATGTAAGCCCGCCTATCATTGACaaggattttatttatttttcttcctATTTGCAGACAAAATAAGTAAGAAGTTAGAATATGCATGTCTCATTGAACTAaattaattttgttttgttttggaaTACTACAGAGACAGAATAGTGATTTAGCGAGCCGGCTGAACCTTGAACCACGGCAAGTGGCGATCTGGTTTCAAAACAGAAGAGCTCGGTACGTAGTGCAGACCCTTTTTCTCATTgatgatgcatatatatatatatatatatatatatatatatatatatatatatatatatatatatatatatatatatagtgtgtcAATGTCGTCGACTTGTTTTATATATTATAGCGTGAAATCAATAACATCTCAGGACAAAGCAGCAGCAAACCAAGGAGGACTGCGAGAACCTGAAACGTGGCTGCGCGGCGCTAACACAGGAGAACCGAAGGCTCCAAGGAGAGGTCGCGGAACTGCGTGCCTTGCTTACCAACCCTGCAAGTTTTACAGCCACCAACCAGCTGCTCCGTTCCGTTCGGCACTGCCCTATCAGCTGAGGAGCCGAGCAGAGGGCCCCGCCAGGACCGATTTCTCTTGTACTCCTCGTAAGTGCTAGGGCAGCTCGATCTGCCGCTGCCCCATCGACGACGCTGCAGCAGCCGTGCCATGGCTGCCGGCCTGCTGGCGTCCCAAGGTGCGTGCGTGTGTGTATAACGTACGGTTAGGAAGATGCATGAGTCCACGCGCAGCCCCCGGCCCCTTCGTCTCCAGCGTGGCGCCGGCGGGCGGTACCGGCAAGATGGATGTACAGGCCCGGTACGTAGGCAAGACGTATGCGCAGCGTGGAAAGGCCCAGCCGGTGCACCGGCACATGTATTAAGAGCTCCTTGTTACCGTGTACTCTATGCGTGTTTATGCAATATACACTAGCTTGTATTGTATGTTAAATATGTAGATATCTCGAGCGCTTTATTGTTTCGTGAGTTAAAGGCTTGCTCCGGTTTCCTTAGAATCCTGGCTGCCCCAACTGTGCCCGAATGTGACCACAGTCCACTATGCCAGATTTGGACATCGCTGtcagatttgtgagaaccgagagtgatgtaccttcactatcggttatgagcttgaaaataagaaaatgattggggctgggctaaaaccggcagtgaaataccacatcattgccggtttgtggcttgaaccggcagtgttttttCGGCGGGCAGTGTTTTtgcggccacttatcactgccggttcaagccacaaaccggcagtgatttggctctatcactgtcagttctagccaagaaccgacagtgataagcctacaacacaaaaaggctgcagccatcctcttcttcctcctctcttccatcccgagaacgaAGACGCGCGTTTGggtccttccctccattgttgcggctgctcttcaccatgaagctagcgcttggattttgaagaatggctatT
Protein-coding sequences here:
- the LOC136533719 gene encoding homeobox-leucine zipper protein HOX7-like; the encoded protein is MELELSLGVSPAQAKGTVKHMLTYTRAGDGEGHELVLELGLRTAKGDELNNLKTSMQPEDMQEEDLYKGCPLPTAPSETGSVNSYLQVEVPVLQAAKDNGGFGGRTKKKLRLSKEQYGFLEDSFKEHSTLTPRQNSDLASRLNLEPRQVAIWFQNRRARTKQQQTKEDCENLKRGCAALTQENRRLQGEVAELRALLTNPASFTATNQLLRSVRHCPIS